The following coding sequences lie in one Fibrobacter sp. UWT2 genomic window:
- a CDS encoding OmpH family outer membrane protein → MLKRLLIVLVLAFATVSFAEDGLRIAHVDSKLIFDGYKGTKKAQEEYDRQVAKWEQQGNLLQKELAAIKEKLDKQVLMLSDEKKRELEAEYNKKDMELKSFIDRVYGRKGELISENEKVSGPIIQLIRKAINEIALQEGYDMVVDRATGAVVFWKKENDLTQKVLDYLNNR, encoded by the coding sequence ATGCTTAAGCGTCTGCTGATCGTTTTGGTTCTCGCATTTGCGACGGTCTCGTTTGCCGAAGACGGCCTGCGCATTGCGCATGTGGACTCCAAGCTGATTTTTGACGGCTACAAGGGTACCAAGAAAGCCCAGGAAGAATACGACCGTCAGGTGGCTAAGTGGGAACAGCAAGGCAACTTGCTGCAGAAGGAACTCGCTGCCATCAAGGAAAAGTTGGACAAGCAGGTGCTCATGCTCAGCGACGAAAAGAAGCGCGAGCTCGAAGCCGAGTACAACAAGAAAGATATGGAACTCAAGAGCTTTATCGACCGCGTGTACGGTCGTAAGGGCGAACTGATTTCTGAAAACGAAAAGGTGAGCGGACCGATCATTCAGCTGATCCGCAAGGCCATCAATGAAATCGCCCTGCAGGAAGGCTACGACATGGTGGTTGACCGTGCAACGGGCGCCGTGGTGTTCTGGAAGAAAGAAAATGACCTGACTCAGAAAGTTCTGGATTACCTGAACAATCGATAG
- a CDS encoding sugar transferase: MEQESVNPAIGSILDEQKLKNIVYPTKLFRTRLNEEFMRANRTRKPFLYIKMYSHQYDFFGWGSPNKTVENTWRISILTMFSHLRFIDVLGYLSDGSGLGIILLNSDLSVLESIRKEILHKLNDAGLIQTLRINPKKPIFEAYIYTGLQEKENLELEEKIKDFNSANGRFFSLCRLNLDHIWEHPHTIRYRHMVKRFVDVTCTSIAIVLCSPLLLFCAAAVKLSDPKGPIIFKQTRVGKNGKLFTMYKFRSMYVDAEERKKELLAQNETGGKTFKMKNDPRIYPFGHVLRKFSLDELPQFFNILKGDMSIVGPRPPIPSEVAEYEPWHRMRLSVTPGLTCIWQVSGRSNISFEGQMRLDNDYIKRNGKLSDDVSLILKTFKVVFKGEGAY; this comes from the coding sequence ATGGAACAGGAATCGGTCAATCCGGCAATCGGCTCAATTCTCGACGAGCAAAAGCTAAAGAACATTGTCTACCCGACAAAGCTCTTTAGAACGCGTTTGAACGAAGAATTCATGAGGGCGAACCGCACCCGCAAGCCATTCCTGTACATCAAGATGTATTCGCACCAGTACGACTTCTTTGGTTGGGGCAGCCCGAACAAGACCGTCGAAAACACCTGGCGAATCAGCATCTTGACGATGTTTTCGCATTTACGCTTCATTGATGTTTTAGGCTACCTTTCCGACGGCAGCGGTCTCGGCATTATCTTGCTGAATTCCGACCTCTCGGTGCTGGAATCGATTCGCAAAGAGATTCTGCACAAGCTGAACGATGCAGGCCTGATCCAGACGCTCCGCATCAACCCCAAGAAGCCTATCTTCGAAGCCTACATCTATACCGGCCTCCAGGAAAAAGAAAACCTGGAACTCGAAGAAAAGATTAAGGATTTCAACAGCGCAAACGGCCGATTTTTCTCGCTTTGCCGCCTGAACCTCGACCATATCTGGGAACACCCGCACACCATTCGCTACCGCCACATGGTCAAGCGTTTTGTAGACGTGACCTGTACCAGCATTGCGATCGTGCTCTGCTCTCCCCTGCTCCTGTTCTGCGCCGCCGCCGTCAAGCTCAGCGACCCCAAGGGTCCCATCATTTTCAAGCAGACCCGCGTAGGCAAGAACGGCAAGCTATTCACCATGTACAAGTTCCGCAGCATGTATGTGGATGCCGAAGAGCGCAAAAAAGAACTCCTGGCCCAGAACGAAACGGGCGGCAAGACCTTCAAGATGAAGAACGACCCGCGTATCTATCCGTTCGGTCACGTGCTCCGCAAGTTCAGCCTCGACGAACTGCCGCAGTTCTTCAACATTCTCAAGGGCGACATGTCCATTGTCGGTCCGCGTCCGCCGATTCCGTCTGAAGTGGCGGAATACGAGCCCTGGCACCGCATGCGTCTTTCCGTGACGCCAGGTCTCACCTGCATTTGGCAGGTCAGCGGCCGCAGCAACATCAGCTTCGAAGGCCAGATGCGTTTGGACAACGACTACATCAAACGCAACGGCAAGCTGAGCGACGACGTCTCGCTCATCCTCAAGACCTTCAAGGTCGTGTTCAAGGGCGAAGGCGCTTACTAA